Within Borrelia hermsii DAH, the genomic segment AAGTGTTAAGAGTACTACCTTTGATGCGGTTCGTTCATCATTGCTTAAACTTAAAGAAATAGAGTACGTCAATATTGATTCTAAAGCCGGAACAGCTGATATTTATCTTATATTAAATGACTCTTTACTAAATTCTAGTAAAACTGATATCACTGATTCTACATTTAAAGCCAAACTTTGGAAAGTGCTTTATTCAACTATGCCTGTAGGTACACTCTTTAATGGTAGTATCACAATTGATGGCCTTAACACTCATAATCAACTCAAAAGCTATAAAATATCTTTAGGAAAGAAAAAATACGTATACCTTAAAGTAAAATATCAACTTGATCTTAAGAATCACATATATCTTAACATAGACATGCAAATAAGAGATATATACAAACGTATTGTAACTAATAACTATCCTGATATGGGCATCAGCTTTGAATATCAAGATTTTATAGCTCCTGTTAATGAGATTAAGGGAATTAAGAGTATGAAAATATATGCTTGCATTAAAGACACAGATGACACTAAAATTGCAAGCATTACTGATTCAGAATTTAAGGAAAATACTAATATTGAAGTTAAGCCTGAGGAAATACTTATCTTCAATCTTACTGACAGATTAATCATTGACATTACAACTTAAAGGAGCTATTAAAAATGCAAATACCCATCCATCTTCAAGATACTGGGGTTGAAAAGTTCATACAAAATGAATTAGAGTATGCAAATACAATGTACCTAGAACTAAAAAGTCTAAATTCTAATTTCACAAGCATTACTGCTACACGCCACTGCTCATCACGTTTTATTGCCATTTGGTTATCCAATCTATTTAGAATCTTTTACTCTGAAAGCCAACCACTCGAATCACTTGTAGCAAACATTGATAGTGTACTTTTTGCTTTACGTCATATTGGCACTGATGAATCATTTATAAGACTTTTTAAGGCCTTCTTAAATGTCGATATTGAAGTTACTACCCCACAAGCTGGTGTAATTAACATAAAATTATTAAACAGGATAAAAACTAACTTTATTTCCTTTATCTCTCCTAGCACCGTTAAAGGGCATAAACCAAAACGTATTCGATTACATCAAACAAAAAAAGGATTTAAAACGGCATATAAATTTTTAACATTCAATTTCCTTCCTAAAGGATATTCACACTCAATTTATGCATTTATAAAAAATCTCATTCCTATAGGACGTGTCTTAAAAATTACAAATAATGAAAACATAGAAATTATTACTTTTAATTAAGGAGAACATTAATGTCAAGTGAAGAGAAACTCTTAATTGATGAAGAAGAATTTATCCAAATCAACAACCTAAACAGAGTTGGTGATATTCAAAAAACTGATTTAATGCTACTTGATGATGGAAGTTCTAATTGCAATGCAATTACATATGAAAATTTTCTTAAAAAAACTAAAGACAAAATCTTCAAAAATGAAGGACTTGAGTATTTCAAAGAAGTCATTAAAGATACAATTGCTACTGAACTATTAGCAAATGAAAACTTTATAAATCAAGCTTATAATAAAGTGCTTGAAAAATTACTCAACAATGCCAATAACGGTGTTTATAATATTTCTGATAAAGTAAGAGACAGAATTATAGGAAATATATCATCAACTACATTAACTAAAAATGATAAGTTTGTAATTATGAATTATAGTACGCTACAAAAATCCCCAGTACCTGAATATTTAACAGGAATTCCTTCTGGGTTTACTACAACAAAAAGAAAAACTACAAGTTCATATATTTACCCATCTTATTTTAAGAATCAAGCTTACGTATTAGACATGACATCAGAATATTCAAATCAAGAAGTTGAACTCTTATTTTATACATCTGATGATGATAACCCTATTTATTTAGACATTACTGTTGCTCTCACAATCAATGCGTCTGGTACTAAATATGCAAAAAAAGTAGCACTTAAATACACTGATAGCTCACAAAAGTCAACAGCATATTATTACGGTGCTAAAAATGCTTATGTAGATATTTTATGTCCAGTACTTAGAGGATGGTACATTCAAAAACGTGGATATATAAATGGTAATCGTGTTCCGGTTTTAGTAAAGTTATAACTTTATATAGTTTTTGCTATTCTTTGCTATATAGTTGTAGCTTACCAATTATAAACACGAGGTGATAAAGTTGAATGAATTAAGTATTAATAACATATTAGATTTTTTACTTCAACTAATTAACATCAATGAAGTGAAGTTAATCATTATTAGTATTTTTATATTAAGTTTGGGTTTGATTTTCAAACCAGTAATCAAAGATATGCTAAGTATCTTATTAAGTAAGATAAAAATACATGACAGAGACAAAGAAAAGGAGGATTTATGATACTTGATCGTAATTCTTTAGATACTGCTTTAAATGCAATCGTAACATTATTTGACACACTATCTAATTTTGAAGATGGGTCGTTTAATGAAAATGCTCATAAAACATTCATGCTACTAAACGACATTTACACAGAATATCAGATTATCTATACACAAAATATGGAAAGGTTAGAGAATGCCTTAACTCCGCAAATAAGAGAAACACTTGAACCTATCCAAACTAAAATCAAAAAATTTATAGAAAAGGTTAATAGCAATCCAGATAATATGCAATTACCATTAGAAATCTCATCAATTGAAAAGGAGGTCAAATGAAATTAAGTACTGCTAAATTAAGTGTTGATATCCTAAACAAATTTACAGAAATTATAAAAAATAACCACCAAGGTAAAAACACCGTAACCTACATTAATATTTTCACCAAAGTGGTTAATTATTTTTACTCACTATATGAGGCAAGTGTATATCAAATGGAACAAAAGGAAGCTATCAAACTACTCTCTGAAATTGAAGAAATACTAAGGCTCAACATCGAGATAATAGAAACTGCTGGGGATTATGATGATTATTCAAAATACATTTCTCAACTTAGAGCTAAACGTAATAAGCTCATGAGTACTTACATCAAAATGTTAAAGGAGGCCTAATTTGAAAAAACTAGTAAATTTAACTTTCTTAACGCTTATCTTCTCATGTACATCTATTGCTTCTCTAACGGAAGAACCAACATTTCCTAAAACCCAAACCCTCACAGAATTAAGTACTTATGAAGCTAAGCTAGCTGATTATGTTATGTACTTGCAAGTATTCTTAACACGTACAAAAAAGAAAGTTAATGACCCAAAGTATCCTAAGTTTACTTATTTTGATTCTTCTACACTCAAGTCTGAACAGACAATCCAGGATTTAATGTTTAATATCAACATTTTCAAAGCATACATCAAGATAACTAAACCTATTGCTGAAGCGGTTTACAAAAAATATTCAAAATTACAAAATTAATATTATTTAAAGCCCCTAATGGGGCTTATTTGCTTTAAATTATCATCTATGTATCAAATAAATATCTTAATTCTTCTTCTCTTGACAAGAATCCAAATAATCTGAGTGGACTATCCTCATATTTAGGCTGCATAAGCGCTATAAATGCCTCA encodes:
- a CDS encoding BBA14 family lipoprotein, which codes for MKKLVNLTFLTLIFSCTSIASLTEEPTFPKTQTLTELSTYEAKLADYVMYLQVFLTRTKKKVNDPKYPKFTYFDSSTLKSEQTIQDLMFNINIFKAYIKITKPIAEAVYKKYSKLQN
- a CDS encoding BlyB family putative holin accessory protein; protein product: MILDRNSLDTALNAIVTLFDTLSNFEDGSFNENAHKTFMLLNDIYTEYQIIYTQNMERLENALTPQIRETLEPIQTKIKKFIEKVNSNPDNMQLPLEISSIEKEVK
- a CDS encoding BlyA family holin, producing MNELSINNILDFLLQLININEVKLIIISIFILSLGLIFKPVIKDMLSILLSKIKIHDRDKEKEDL
- a CDS encoding DUF276 domain-containing protein (DUF276 is restricted to Borreliella and related spirochetes.), which codes for MSILFDPDFGILKQNIQQIVNAKRAYLRDMHGIVINNDPSSIYNIIATSLATIEEQIIDELNSFFSKVSPGGEYFKAIEEHISVKSTTFDAVRSSLLKLKEIEYVNIDSKAGTADIYLILNDSLLNSSKTDITDSTFKAKLWKVLYSTMPVGTLFNGSITIDGLNTHNQLKSYKISLGKKKYVYLKVKYQLDLKNHIYLNIDMQIRDIYKRIVTNNYPDMGISFEYQDFIAPVNEIKGIKSMKIYACIKDTDDTKIASITDSEFKENTNIEVKPEEILIFNLTDRLIIDITT
- a CDS encoding DUF685 domain-containing protein, with protein sequence MSSEEKLLIDEEEFIQINNLNRVGDIQKTDLMLLDDGSSNCNAITYENFLKKTKDKIFKNEGLEYFKEVIKDTIATELLANENFINQAYNKVLEKLLNNANNGVYNISDKVRDRIIGNISSTTLTKNDKFVIMNYSTLQKSPVPEYLTGIPSGFTTTKRKTTSSYIYPSYFKNQAYVLDMTSEYSNQEVELLFYTSDDDNPIYLDITVALTINASGTKYAKKVALKYTDSSQKSTAYYYGAKNAYVDILCPVLRGWYIQKRGYINGNRVPVLVKL
- a CDS encoding BlyB family putative holin accessory protein, with the translated sequence MKLSTAKLSVDILNKFTEIIKNNHQGKNTVTYINIFTKVVNYFYSLYEASVYQMEQKEAIKLLSEIEEILRLNIEIIETAGDYDDYSKYISQLRAKRNKLMSTYIKMLKEA
- a CDS encoding DUF735 family protein, which encodes MQIPIHLQDTGVEKFIQNELEYANTMYLELKSLNSNFTSITATRHCSSRFIAIWLSNLFRIFYSESQPLESLVANIDSVLFALRHIGTDESFIRLFKAFLNVDIEVTTPQAGVINIKLLNRIKTNFISFISPSTVKGHKPKRIRLHQTKKGFKTAYKFLTFNFLPKGYSHSIYAFIKNLIPIGRVLKITNNENIEIITFN